From a single Brassica oleracea var. oleracea cultivar TO1000 chromosome C5, BOL, whole genome shotgun sequence genomic region:
- the LOC106295334 gene encoding 30S ribosomal protein S20, chloroplastic, whose amino-acid sequence MATIVQCLSSCATLNFKFQVLSLKGASSSSSSSPTSSSLSTRRGASATVCSSLSFSQSVSQCVAFSSGNLWVQKNPLRELIVCEAAPTKIADSAAKRARQAEKRRVYNKSKKSEARTRMKKVLEALDGLKKKPDAQPDEIVTVEKLIGEAYSAIDKAVKVRALHKNTGARRKSRLARRKKAVEIHHGWYVPDTAAAAAATEAVTMDRDNGNSFFL is encoded by the exons CCAGTGTCTTTCGTCATGTGCGACCCTCAATTTCAAATTCCAAGTCCTTTCTCTTAAAGGAGCTTCTTCTTCGTCGTCATCATCTCCAACTTCTTCCTCCTTGTCCACTCGTCGTGGTGCGTCGGCTACTGTGTGCTCCTCCCTTAGCTTCTCTCAGAGCGTTTCTCAATGTGTCGCCTTCTCCTCCG GGAATTTATGGGTACAGAAGAATCCATTGAGGGAGTTGATAGTGTGTGAGGCTGCTCCGACGAAGATAGCTGATTCAGCTGCAAAGAGAGCTCGCCAAGCCGAGAAGAGGCGTGTTTACAACAAGTCTAAGAAATCTGAAGCCCGTACTCGGATGAAGAAG GTCTTGGAAGCACTCGATGGACTCAAGAAGAAACCAGATGCACAACCTGATGAGATTGTTACCGTAGAGAAACTCATCGGAGAGGCTTATTCTGCAATAGACAAGGCAGTGAAGGTTAGAGCGCTACACAAGAACACTGGTGCTCGTAGGAAGTCTCGTTTGGCTAGGAGGAAAAAGGCCGTTGAGATCCACCACGGTTGGTACGTACCCGACACAGCAGCAGCAGCAGCAGCAACAGAAGCTGTGACCATGGACAGAGATAATGGAAATTCGTTTTTCTTATAA